The genomic window CACTTTCaccactttcttccccttcttcttccccgcttttaatcgcactctctctctcttcttcttcttcttcttccaaaatCTTAGACTTCAGGCACAGGATCTTGCCAGGAGAAGCGAAGCAAAAGCGAGGATAGTCCACGCACTCGACAGCTGGCATCCTGCAGGAATAGGAGATGGTGAGAAAGGAATAGTGAAGGGATAGTGGCGGGCTGAGAATCACATGGAAGGGATGGAGATAGTGAGATGGTGACGGTGATCATCATTTGAGAATTTGGACACCAGTGAGGACGATGAATATGAGTGTAAATGATTCTGACGTGATAAAgattgtttgtatatacatatatatatacatatatatacatatatatacatacatatatatatgtatatatatatatatgtatatatatatgtatatatatatatgtatgtatatatgtatatatgtatatatgtatatatgtatatatatatgtatatatatatgtatatatatatatatatatatatatatatatatatatatatatgtgtgtgtgtgtgtgtgtgtgtgtctgtgtgtgtgtgtgtgtgtgtgtgtgtgcgtgtgagtgtgtgtgtgtgtgtttatgcgtgtgtgtgtgtgagtgagtgagtgagtgagtgagtgtgtgtgtgtgtgtgtgtgtgtgtgtgtgtgtgtgtgtgtgtgtgtgtgtgtgtgtgtgtgtgtgtgtgtgtgtgtgtgtgtgtgacaagtgataaagattgtatatatatatatatatatatatttatatatgtatatatatatatatgtataggtatatatatgtatatatatatatatatatatatatatgtatatatatatatatatatatatatatatatatatatatatgtgtgtgtgtgtgtgtgtgtgtgagtgtgtgtgtgtgtgtgtgtgtgtgtgtgtgtgtgtgtgtgtgtgtgtgtgagtgtgtgtgtgtgtgtgtgtgtgtttatgcgtgtgtgtgtgtgagtgagtgagtgagtgagtgagtgagtgtgtgtgtgtgtgtgtgtctgtgtttatgcgtgtgagtgtgtgtgtgtttgtgtgtttatgcgtgtgagtgtgtgtgtgtgtgtgtgtgtgagtgtctatgtgtgtgtgtgtgtgatgaggagAAGAATATTAGGAAATCAACAAGAGTTTACAGCCAATGCCCAAAGGTCCTCTATACTGATCCTCGCTTTGTTAATCTGTATGAGATTTAATTTCATTATACTCTTAATACCATCAATGATGATACGTTACTAATTAATAGTGTAATTAGCAGAAAAGGGGATTCACCTGTTAATTACTTTATAAGCGTCACTAGCGCTTAACCTTTGACGGCATTAACATAATTTCCATCAGAGGTAAATCACAGTGGAATAGATCAGATACAAATAACAGTTTATTATAATTTCGATCATGACAATTTTGACAACTATCCCATGACACGAATTGTTGCAGAATTGTTGCAGTAAATGTGACAATGACTGACAGAATCACCGCTGATTAACGTAATGGGAAAACCAGGTTATGATATTATGACATTACCCTAATACTAGCCCCATTATCATAACACTAATTATGGCACTAATTGTTAGGAATAGTTAGTTCCTGAAAGGTATGATAGACGGATGTAATTAGGGCCACCTTATTCTATCTATTGGATGTGCTTGTTTCCCCGTTtctatcccttcttttccttttattcttattcccttttcattattattctcgtttctgtctatcaatatgtCATCATCTACTGATGGTTGTTTCATAGGATTTTCTTCTATTTATACTTTCGTAATCTTTCTGATACTTTGCCCTTATCTTCTTATTATCTTACTCcaatatctccctcccttcttcccttttctctctatatttccctcttcccttttttcattcctctccttttgTTTCCTATGTGTTCACTGaatattttgttgctgtttttttccctcttctcattcttcatattttcccgtcacccttccttcacttcttccccttccttctctcttctattcctcctttccctcgctcttccttccttcgccttatctttcatctcttctcacctttcctcttcctctcctcatccttccttcctttccctgaccctcccttcttcctactcatctctcctgctcttcatccttcccttcttcctaccattcccttcctctccctctccttccctcatttcattCGCTCCTCACGCTATCCTCAcaatctcatctctcccttctcccttttcttcttgttcccctcactcttctccttctttcaactTACCTATTCTTGTTTTCCCCCGAAAAtattctttctattccctcttctgtccttcctctgtatttcccctattcttcccctcaccttttcctACCTACATTGCCCTCACTTTCCacactcctttccctcaccttatTCCCTCCTATACCTTGCCTTTCCCCTTCATTCACTTCACTTCTCACCCATGTTTCCGCTCACcttatctacttctttctcttcttccttccctcatcccccaacTTCCAActtttactcttccttcccctatccccctccatcccctcttcctccctcttccctttccctcgtcctcccttctccccccccccaccccccgaagcATAtagcccttctccttcccctcacacctccaTACCcaataccccaccccaccccgtccctcctcctcccctccccccacccccacccacgcacccacccctctccccactcacctGCCGAAGCATATTTGcccccccctccatacccaataccccccatccctcccccgtcccccctcctcctcctccacccccacccccctccctctttccccaccccaccctaccatcccacccccacccccaacccactccctctccccccaactcaCCTGCCGAAGCATACTGATGGTTGAAGGCGGCGCTGGAAGCCGGGTCGAAGTAGACGTCCTTCTTGTCCGTCGTGTGGTGGCCCCCGACGGAGGCGATGCAGGCGACGTGGGCCTTGTTCCGGGTGAAGAAGTCCGGGGCGAACCAGTGGAGCCCGACGGTGGAGGTGATGCGACCCCGCCGGTCCTCGATGTCGCGGAAGTACTCGATGTGCTTCGGCCcgacctttttttttgggggggtggggggtggggcggggaggggtgggagggggtgatggggggagggggatgggggtgggaggggggagtggggggagggggggtgcgatgggggggaggtggaggtggggtgatgggaggggtggtgaaggtggtgaggggagggggcgagggggagagatgtAGATGGTTGggtaggtggtgagggggagggagggagggagggagggagggagagagagagagaaggagggagaaagacagatagatagatagaaagagagagagacagagtatcgggattgagagaaaagagtgtaagagagggagagacagagagacagagagagagagagagagagacagacagacaaacagacagacagagagagagaaggatggagaaagatagatagaaagagagagagagagagagagcatcgagattgagagaaaagaatgtaggagagagagaggggggggaggtaaagaaagtgaaaaaaaaaaacaagaaaagaaagtattAGTGGAataagaacatcgaaaatatatACAACTATTTACATCCATTTCACCCTACAGACACAAATATTTCCAAGACAAATAAATATAGTAAAAGGCCTTTGACCTTGATATAAACTTGACCAAGCTTCCATTCActgatataatgaaatataaatacaaaaacgtTCCACCTTTCAAAGGATATAAATCATATCAAAATCTAGATATCTAAATATGCGTCATAATGTGATCAAGAAagtattctagaaaaaaaaaatcacattaaaatcTAGGCCATAGGCGattaaggaaaacaataaaaaaaaaattaaatggcaataaaaagtaaaatgacaaatataacatcgttcattatttttttttattattattatttttttttttttttaacttaccgGTCTACCATTAATTTCCCATGTAATATGTGCTTTGGGTTTAGCTCCAGTGGCGGTACAGTTGAGTTGTACCATCTGTCCAATACGGTACAGCGTTGTGTCTGGATTTAGGTATGATGTAATTTCTACCTGTTTGGGAGGTactgcaaaaggaaaaaaaaaaaaaagagaaaaagggagaaagattagTTAATGGACATGTTATTATtccaagtgtgcgtgtgtgtgggctggTGTGGTATTCGTGTATGATaaggacttgtgtgtgtgtttgtaattgtatttttttaatttgattGTTTTGTGCGCAGTTGGTTGTGTTTTcgtgttgtattttttcttttttttctttttttttaatcattggtGATAAATGTTTACCTAAGTTGTTAGTTttcacacgtctctctctctctctttctctctctatttctctctatatatatatttctctctctctctctctatctatctatctatcaatctctctctccctctctatctatctacacacacacatacacacataaataataaatatatatatatatatatatatatatatatatatatatatatatatatatatatatatatatatatatatatatatatatatatatatatttgtatcattagTCTATAAGAACcaataatatttcattattttctcttttactttacgCATGTcgatattcttttattttgctgagcatgatgggaaaaaaatggaagcgCATGGGAGGCTTTAGATGTAAACAAAGAATCgcacgatgttttttttctttctttctttctttcttttagaatttgtctgttttttttatcattattattataatttgtctgACGCCATCCTTTAATCTTGTCATATGTGATAATGGAGAATGTTCATTTGTACCAAGAGGTGTGTTTTGTTATATTGTGCGTAATATTTGCATGTAATCAAGTGTAATCAAGagtgttttatttttcatgtttgcaGGTGACGTTTATTTCCAACACTCATGATCTGATATTTGAtgaacataaagaaatatatatatatatatatatatatatatatatatatatatatatatatatatatatatatatatatattatatatatatatatacatatattatatatatatatatatatatatataatatatgtatatatatatatataatatatgtatatatatatatataatatatatatatatacatatattatatatatatatatatatatatatatatatatatatatatatatatatatattcatatatatatatgcataaatatatgtttctttcttcttctactacttcttcttcttcttcttcttcttcttcttcttcttcttcttcttcttcttcttctttctttctttctttcttttttcttttttctttttttttctttcttttttttgaaaacGATGAAATTGTCCTTTTATTTTTGAGTAGCAGAGTGGCATATGTATTAAAGAAAAGTTCTTATGCTCACCAGATGAGGCAACATTGCGAGTGTTATATTAAATTGTAATATGATtcaatcttattttatttcatggaATTTAATTGTTTAATATTGCTTGATATGTGTTACTGGTACTAGATATTGTATAACCTTTTAcccaagaaattatatatatatatatatatatatatatatatatatatatatatatatatatatatatatatgtgtgtgtgtgtgtgtgtgtgtgtgtgtgtgtgtgtgtgtgtgtgtgtgtgtacatatattcgttCACGCTTTGGATAAGTGGTTTCAATAAGGCAGATCACAGTGCCTAAAAATAAGCTTGTCGTATTTTATTGTTTTAGGAAAATCACTCAATACAATAATGCCTAGAAAAGTTGACATTAATGTTGCATCGCTTTGGTCATGGCAATATCATAGCCCTTCCATCAACATATTAATTTCCTTCGTGTGACGCTAATCTTACAATTATTATCTCGAATATCAATATAGATTTGAATTCATCGGAAAGGTTTATCCCGTTATTCCCCGTTGACAAAAGAGTTGTGCGAATAACATATGAAAGCGTAGAGTGTCAGAGGTTCGAACTAGGTTTCACTGTGTTTCGAAGTCGCTCGACCCGAAACGCCGGCTcgccaaaataattatcatctcgAATTTCAATATAGATTTGGATTCATCGGAAAGGTTTATCACGTTATTCCCAGGTGACAAAAGAGTTGTGCGAATAACAAATGAAAGCGTAGAGTATCAGAGGTTCGAACCGGGTTTCACTGTGCTTCGAAGTCGCTCGACCCGAAACGCGCCGGCTCgccaaaataattattatctcgAATTTCAATATAGATTTGGATTCATCGGAAGGGTTTATCACGTTATTCCCAGTTGACAAAAGAGTTGTGCGAATAACAAATGAAAGCGTAGAGTATCAGAGGTTCGAACCGGGTTTCACTGTGCTTCGAAGTCGCTCGACCCGAAACGCCGGCTCGCCAAAATGTCTGGTATTCGCCGCGTGGGGTGGAACAATCCTGACATTGCAGCTGTTATTCTCACAGGACTTCGCTCACTCgtaagtttgtttatatatatgtgtgtatgtgtgttcgcgcgcgcgtgtgtgtgtgtgttgtgtgtgtgtgtgtgtgtgtgtgtgtgtgtgtgtgtgtgtgtgtgtgtgtgtgtgtgtgtgtgtgtgtgtgtgtgtgtgtgtgtgtgtgtgtgagagagagagagagagagagagaaagagagagagagaaagaaagatagagagagagagagtgtgtgtgtgtgtgagtgagagagagagagagagagagaaagagagaaagagagagagagtgtgtgtgtgtgtgtgtgtgtgtccacattcCTCGCTCACTAATCATTCACCTTCATTCATACAACGATgcattcatttccattttcaattttttctctctttttttatagaaTCAGAAATATACCCCACTTCCCCTCGTCccatttcctctctattttcctccccgTTATGAGAACCTCCCGAACGCTGGCGCTGAACATGTCTGAACACGTCGCTCTGAGCGGGTTTGTCCCAATGTCTAGAACTGGCCTATTACGTTTTCAATCTAGCGGTCGAATTAACAATGTGTGGCATGCATCACGACCTCACACTGCGCTCCGATCTGACCGCGGGAGGCACTCGGGGTCAATCTCCCTCCAGTGCCATCGCCCGGGTTCGTATTTCGGAGGCTATTAAAAGCCGGTAAAACTACCGAGAGAGGGAttttgttttgagtttttttgtgtttttttaatctcgatttctctcgatttctttctatttctctttctctttctctctctatttatctctatctatttctctctctctctctctctctctctctctctctctctctctatctatctatctatctatctatctctctctcactcactctctctctctctttctccctctctttctctttctccctatctctttctctctcaatctgtctctctttctctttctctcactcactcattctctctctttctctctctgtctctgtctctctctgtcattcactcactcactcattcactctctctctttctttctctctctctctctctctctctctctctctctctcactcactcacttactcactcacccactcattcactcactctatctatctatctatctcttgctttctttctatctttatagaAAAATATGTCTATTGGAATGAAATAGTCTATGTAAGGATGGAATGTACACGCGACGTTGCGAGAGCGGATGCTGTCCTTCGTAACAGGTAATAATCGAAATggattatctattttctttttttctttttatataaaatgtgtttctcgctctaactctctctctctcattctctctctctctctctctctttctctctctctctttctttctttctctctctctctctctctctctctctctctctctctctctctctctctctctctctatctatctatctatctatctatctatctctcattctgtctgtctctctctctctctctctcattctgtctgtctgtctctctctctctctctcattctgtctgtctgtctctctctctctctgtctctgtctctgtctctctctctctctctctctctctctccctccctccctccctccctccctctctctctctctctctctctctctctctctctctctctctctctctctctatatatatatatatatatatatatatatatatatatatatatatatatatatatatctgctgtgcgtatgtatgtatatgtgtgtacagtatgtacaTATTAACATGTGCAGGCGTCCGAGCGTATATACAAGAAAGACGAGCCGGGAGAACGCACAACTCATCATCGTACATCTAAGCCCGAGGTTCAAGCTGGTTTAGTAAGTTAATAAGTGGACGTTGATAAAGGACTTTGGGCGAGACACTTTCCTGAATTCACGAGATCTTGCGGCCCATTTGTTTCCCGGGGATTAAGAGGGTCTTTTGCGGCCGAATCCCTGATATTGTTTGTCTTTTGAGTGGaaattgaagggggggggggggggaatggattttatttcttggtgtgtttagatttttttgtcgatgtttgtcttttgagtgaaaaacgaaggggaaaaaatgactatttctttgtgtgtttaaattatttgtcgatgtttgtcttttgagtgaaaaacgaaggggaaaaattactatttcttggtgtgtttaaatcatttgtcgatgtttgtcttttgagggaaaaacgaaggggaaaaaatgactatttctttgtgtgtttaaatcatttgtcgatgtttgtcttttgagggaaaaacgaaggggaaaaaatgactatttctttgtgtgtttaaatcatttgtcgatgtttgtcttttgagggaaaaacgaaggggaaaaaatgactatttcttggtgtgtttaaattgtttgtcgatgtttgtcttttgagtgaaaaacgaaggggaaaaaatgactatttctttgtgtgtttaaatcatttgtcgatgtttgtcttttgagggaaaaacgaaggggaaaaaattactatttcttggtgtgtttaaattgtttgtcgatgtttgtcttttgagggaaaaacgaaggggaaaaaatgactatttctttgtgtgtttaaattatttgtcgatgtttgtcttttgagtgaaaaacgaaggggaaaaaattactatttctttgtgtgtttaaattatttcttgatgtttgtcttttgagtgaaaaacgaaggggaaaaatgactatttctttgtgtgtttaaattatttgtcgatgtttgtcttttgagtgaaaaacgaaggggaaaaatgactatttctttgtgtgtttaaattatttgtcgatgtttgtcttttgagtgaaaaacgaaggggaaaaatgactatttcttggtgtgtttaaattatttgtcgatgtttgtcttttgagtgaaaaacgaagggaaaaaatgac from Penaeus vannamei isolate JL-2024 chromosome 5, ASM4276789v1, whole genome shotgun sequence includes these protein-coding regions:
- the LOC138861828 gene encoding uncharacterized protein (The sequence of the model RefSeq protein was modified relative to this genomic sequence to represent the inferred CDS: added 363 bases not found in genome assembly), whose protein sequence is MHSRLFLLSLATVTLFLRQGVDSYTDKVVDITELVVPENPRIGEDVTLTCRFRLEGHGHRLYTVNWWRGRDQFYTYKGNNADPKHSYTFEGIHVARNESTDQSVVLKNVSEITSGIFKCEVMGEGPSFRTAVRSKEMNVIVPPKQVEITSYLNPDTTLYRIGQMVQLNCTATGAKPKAHITWEINGRPVGPKHIEYFRDIEDRRGRITSTVGLHWFAPDFFTRNKAHVACIASVGGHHTTDKKDVYFDPASSAAFNHQYASAGCQLSSAWTILAFASLLLARSCA